Proteins from one Cryptomeria japonica chromosome 4, Sugi_1.0, whole genome shotgun sequence genomic window:
- the LOC131074667 gene encoding uncharacterized protein LOC131074667 isoform X3 encodes MTECGGTREDRSSISSPFFRSKGMDGYENDWFSRRIDDHHPSEYLEKYKDVCETSGPLGAFEGMIFMSNRRTKKECFDLKLFGLPSSYARVVKRVRPGMKLFLFEYERRQMYGVFEATSYGAMNIDCNAFKQTGRTYPAQVRFRSFWECYPLSEEDFKDAIIENYRSTKEFEFDLSQDQKIEPQVQEVRDHLENGQDLPRLDLQSETASLLQEVGRSLFTKELLYKIPPLREDCHVGKTIYGASDAEHLLNFRRECVHKDLQPRGDYLAGQNICEGDFQASQNVYDTANGEQRSVLHPLRGFTYTCKHDQLNSDFQPFYVRHPNITENVKNAFIPREILINETNQNASGEIYDNNTREVIIASNPQNHDALYYGETEMPCSTLSLDFLPLTLTNNVIDDRQKSRHVSPSISHANNISDSLSPSVDEFQDGSASDFIGLHKYPFPQPRFFSSGMHSLRSNNISMKPSVFSRLKRVQEIDVGHKAKHEDIVRETSPVKLPFHDNQRNFLSIARNELEVSANLDDNMQDAEASDEPILEDRPVINFKRRSQVCKDGKQVEGQPKQSCGEPYSCKPKRRKLIRPEFDSPKTSEASALPLSIAEKVQKCSIESKVSPQPENSARPMNKNNENSVTVNSPALNFQHISHSNTVDAIENESLPTLGCTTDYENSKCPECVPVLNRNVSENPESGFVQLTNETENKDLTDLSANRALSDCFEKGCTSQVLSPSTNKLDVINIQCDSGIENRALSANVTNSAESPNVQVVEGFGNENGMKMDAV; translated from the exons ATGACAGAGTGCGGAGGAACACGGGAGGATCGGAGCTCAATTTCGTCACCCTTTTTCAG GTCGAAAGGAATGGATGGATATGAGAATGACTGGTTTAGCAGAAGAATAGATGATCACCACCCTTCTGAATATTTGGAGAAGTATAAAGACGTATGTGAGACCAGTGGGCCCCTAGGAGCTTTTGAGGGTATGATTTTTATGTCCAACAGAAGAACTAAGAAAGAATGTTTTGATCTCAAGCTTTTTGGGCTCCCTAGTTCATATGCTAGGGTTGTCAAGCGTGTGAGACCAGGTATgaaattgtttttgtttgaatATGAACGGAGACAAATGTATGGGGTTTTTGAGGCGACAAGCTATGGAGCAATGAACATTGACTGCAATGCATTCAAGCAAACTGGAAGAACATATCCAGCACAG GTTCGCTTTAGGAGTTTTTGGGAATGTTATCCTCTTTCAGAAGAAGATTTCAAGGATGCAATTATTGAAAACTATCGCTCCACAAAAGAGTTTGAGTTTGATTTGTCACAGGACCAG AAAATTGAGCCACAAGTTCAGGAAGTTCGTGACCATCTTGAAAATGGACAGGATCTTCCTAGGTTAGATCTTCAATCTGAAACTGCCAGCCTACTTCAAGAAGTTGGTAGGAGCCTTTTCACTAAAGAACTACTATATAAAATTCCTCCATTAAGAGAAGATTGTCATGTTGGAAAGACCATATATGGAGCTTCAGATGCAGAACATCTGTTGAATTTCAGGAGGGAATGTGTTCACAAGGATTTACAACCCAGGGGAGATTATCTTGCCGGACAGAATATATGTGAGGGAGATTTTCAGGCTTCGCAGAATGTGTATGATACCGCAAATGGAGAGCAAAGATCTGTGTTGCATCCCTTGCGAGGGTTTACTTATACTTGTAAGCATGACCAACTAAATTCTGACTTCCAGCCATTTTATGTAAGGCATCCAAATATTACAGAAAATGTAAAGAATGCATTTATTCCAAGAGAAATTCTCATTAATGAAACAAATCAAAATGCTAGTGGTGAAATTTATGACAATAATACCAGGGAAGTTATCATCGCTTCAAATCCCCAAAACCATGATGCGCTCTATTACGGTGAAACTGAAATGCCCTGTAGTACATTATCTTTAGATTTCTTGCCTCTGACCCTAACAAACAATGTAATTGATGATCGTCAAAAATCGAGGCATGTTTCTCCAAGTATTTCACATGCAAATAATATCAGTGACAGCTTGTCACCAAGTGTGGATGAATTTCAAGATGGTTCGGCATCAGATTTTATAGGACTGCATAAGTATCCTTTTCCGCAGCCTAGGTTTTTTTCTAGTGGCATGCACTCTCTAAGGTCTAATAATATTTCTATGAAACCAAGTGTTTTTTCTCGTTTAAAGAGAGTCCAAGAAATTGATGTTGGACATAAGGCAAAGCATGAAGATATTGTAAGAGAAACTAGTCCTGTGAAACTGCCTTTCCACGATAACCAGAGGAACTTTTTATCAATTGCAAGAAATGAACTTGAAGTATCAGCTAATCTAGATGATAATATGCAAGATGCAGAGGCTAGTGATGAACCAATCCTTGAGGATAGACCTGTAATAAATTTCAAGCGGAGGAGTCAAGTTTGCAAGGATGGAAAACAGGTTGAGGGTCAACCAAAACAAAGTTGTGGAGAACCTTATTCTTGTAAGCcgaaaagaagaaagttgatacGCCCAGAATTTGACTCTCCCAAAACCTCCGAAGCAAGTGCTCTTCCACTTTCAATTGCCGAAAAGGTTCAGAAGTGTAGTATTGAAAGCAAAGTCTCACCTCAGCCAGAGAACAGTGCACGTCCAATgaacaaaaataatgaaaattcAGTGACTGTTAATTCACCTGCTTTAAATTTTCAGCATATTTCTCATAGCAATACCGTGGATGCAATAGAAAATGAAAGTTTGCCTACCTTAGGCTGCACGACAGATTACGAAAATTCAAAATGTCCAGAGTGTGTTCCTGTTTTAAATAGAAATGTGTCTGAAaatccagaatctggatttgttcAATTAACAAATGAGACTGAAAATAAAGATTTGACTGACTTGAGTGCCAATAGAGCTTTGAGTGATTGCTTTGAAAAGGGGTGTACTAGTCAAGTGTTGTCTCCAAGTACAAACAAGTTGGATGTTATAAACATACAGTGTGATTCGGGAATAGAGAACAGAGCACTCTCAGCAAATGTGACAAACAGTGCAGAATCTCCCAACGTTCAAGTTGTGGAAGGATTTGGAAATGAAAATGGTATGAAAATGGATGCAGTTTGA
- the LOC131074667 gene encoding uncharacterized protein LOC131074667 isoform X2, giving the protein MTECGGTREDRSSISSPFFRSKGMDGYENDWFSRRIDDHHPSEYLEKYKDVCETSGPLGAFEGMIFMSNRRTKKECFDLKLFGLPSSYARVVKRVRPGMKLFLFEYERRQMYGVFEATSYGAMNIDCNAFKQTGRTYPAQVRFRSFWECYPLSEEDFKDAIIENYRSTKEFEFDLSQDQLFASQKIEPQVQEVRDHLENGQDLPRLDLQSETASLLQEVGRSLFTKELLYKIPPLREDCHVGKTIYGASDAEHLLNFRRECVHKDLQPRGDYLAGQNICEGDFQASQNVYDTANGEQRSVLHPLRGFTYTCKHDQLNSDFQPFYVRHPNITENVKNAFIPREILINETNQNASGEIYDNNTREVIIASNPQNHDALYYGETEMPCSTLSLDFLPLTLTNNVIDDRQKSRHVSPSISHANNISDSLSPSVDEFQDGSASDFIGLHKYPFPQPRFFSSGMHSLRSNNISMKPSVFSRLKRVQEIDVGHKAKHEDIVRETSPVKLPFHDNQRNFLSIARNELEVSANLDDNMQDAEASDEPILEDRPVINFKRRSQVCKDGKQVEGQPKQSCGEPYSCKPKRRKLIRPEFDSPKTSEASALPLSIAEKVQKCSIESKVSPQPENSARPMNKNNENSVTVNSPALNFQHISHSNTVDAIENESLPTLGCTTDYENSKCPECVPVLNRNVSENPESGFVQLTNETENKDLTDLSANRALSDCFEKGCTSQVLSPSTNKLDVINIQCDSGIENRALSANVTNSAESPNVQVVEGFGNENGMKMDAV; this is encoded by the exons ATGACAGAGTGCGGAGGAACACGGGAGGATCGGAGCTCAATTTCGTCACCCTTTTTCAG GTCGAAAGGAATGGATGGATATGAGAATGACTGGTTTAGCAGAAGAATAGATGATCACCACCCTTCTGAATATTTGGAGAAGTATAAAGACGTATGTGAGACCAGTGGGCCCCTAGGAGCTTTTGAGGGTATGATTTTTATGTCCAACAGAAGAACTAAGAAAGAATGTTTTGATCTCAAGCTTTTTGGGCTCCCTAGTTCATATGCTAGGGTTGTCAAGCGTGTGAGACCAGGTATgaaattgtttttgtttgaatATGAACGGAGACAAATGTATGGGGTTTTTGAGGCGACAAGCTATGGAGCAATGAACATTGACTGCAATGCATTCAAGCAAACTGGAAGAACATATCCAGCACAG GTTCGCTTTAGGAGTTTTTGGGAATGTTATCCTCTTTCAGAAGAAGATTTCAAGGATGCAATTATTGAAAACTATCGCTCCACAAAAGAGTTTGAGTTTGATTTGTCACAGGACCAG TTATTTGCATCACAGAAAATTGAGCCACAAGTTCAGGAAGTTCGTGACCATCTTGAAAATGGACAGGATCTTCCTAGGTTAGATCTTCAATCTGAAACTGCCAGCCTACTTCAAGAAGTTGGTAGGAGCCTTTTCACTAAAGAACTACTATATAAAATTCCTCCATTAAGAGAAGATTGTCATGTTGGAAAGACCATATATGGAGCTTCAGATGCAGAACATCTGTTGAATTTCAGGAGGGAATGTGTTCACAAGGATTTACAACCCAGGGGAGATTATCTTGCCGGACAGAATATATGTGAGGGAGATTTTCAGGCTTCGCAGAATGTGTATGATACCGCAAATGGAGAGCAAAGATCTGTGTTGCATCCCTTGCGAGGGTTTACTTATACTTGTAAGCATGACCAACTAAATTCTGACTTCCAGCCATTTTATGTAAGGCATCCAAATATTACAGAAAATGTAAAGAATGCATTTATTCCAAGAGAAATTCTCATTAATGAAACAAATCAAAATGCTAGTGGTGAAATTTATGACAATAATACCAGGGAAGTTATCATCGCTTCAAATCCCCAAAACCATGATGCGCTCTATTACGGTGAAACTGAAATGCCCTGTAGTACATTATCTTTAGATTTCTTGCCTCTGACCCTAACAAACAATGTAATTGATGATCGTCAAAAATCGAGGCATGTTTCTCCAAGTATTTCACATGCAAATAATATCAGTGACAGCTTGTCACCAAGTGTGGATGAATTTCAAGATGGTTCGGCATCAGATTTTATAGGACTGCATAAGTATCCTTTTCCGCAGCCTAGGTTTTTTTCTAGTGGCATGCACTCTCTAAGGTCTAATAATATTTCTATGAAACCAAGTGTTTTTTCTCGTTTAAAGAGAGTCCAAGAAATTGATGTTGGACATAAGGCAAAGCATGAAGATATTGTAAGAGAAACTAGTCCTGTGAAACTGCCTTTCCACGATAACCAGAGGAACTTTTTATCAATTGCAAGAAATGAACTTGAAGTATCAGCTAATCTAGATGATAATATGCAAGATGCAGAGGCTAGTGATGAACCAATCCTTGAGGATAGACCTGTAATAAATTTCAAGCGGAGGAGTCAAGTTTGCAAGGATGGAAAACAGGTTGAGGGTCAACCAAAACAAAGTTGTGGAGAACCTTATTCTTGTAAGCcgaaaagaagaaagttgatacGCCCAGAATTTGACTCTCCCAAAACCTCCGAAGCAAGTGCTCTTCCACTTTCAATTGCCGAAAAGGTTCAGAAGTGTAGTATTGAAAGCAAAGTCTCACCTCAGCCAGAGAACAGTGCACGTCCAATgaacaaaaataatgaaaattcAGTGACTGTTAATTCACCTGCTTTAAATTTTCAGCATATTTCTCATAGCAATACCGTGGATGCAATAGAAAATGAAAGTTTGCCTACCTTAGGCTGCACGACAGATTACGAAAATTCAAAATGTCCAGAGTGTGTTCCTGTTTTAAATAGAAATGTGTCTGAAaatccagaatctggatttgttcAATTAACAAATGAGACTGAAAATAAAGATTTGACTGACTTGAGTGCCAATAGAGCTTTGAGTGATTGCTTTGAAAAGGGGTGTACTAGTCAAGTGTTGTCTCCAAGTACAAACAAGTTGGATGTTATAAACATACAGTGTGATTCGGGAATAGAGAACAGAGCACTCTCAGCAAATGTGACAAACAGTGCAGAATCTCCCAACGTTCAAGTTGTGGAAGGATTTGGAAATGAAAATGGTATGAAAATGGATGCAGTTTGA
- the LOC131074667 gene encoding uncharacterized protein LOC131074667 isoform X1 translates to MTECGGTREDRSSISSPFFRSKGMDGYENDWFSRRIDDHHPSEYLEKYKDVCETSGPLGAFEGMIFMSNRRTKKECFDLKLFGLPSSYARVVKRVRPGMKLFLFEYERRQMYGVFEATSYGAMNIDCNAFKQTGRTYPAQVRFRSFWECYPLSEEDFKDAIIENYRSTKEFEFDLSQDQVFNLLQLFASQKIEPQVQEVRDHLENGQDLPRLDLQSETASLLQEVGRSLFTKELLYKIPPLREDCHVGKTIYGASDAEHLLNFRRECVHKDLQPRGDYLAGQNICEGDFQASQNVYDTANGEQRSVLHPLRGFTYTCKHDQLNSDFQPFYVRHPNITENVKNAFIPREILINETNQNASGEIYDNNTREVIIASNPQNHDALYYGETEMPCSTLSLDFLPLTLTNNVIDDRQKSRHVSPSISHANNISDSLSPSVDEFQDGSASDFIGLHKYPFPQPRFFSSGMHSLRSNNISMKPSVFSRLKRVQEIDVGHKAKHEDIVRETSPVKLPFHDNQRNFLSIARNELEVSANLDDNMQDAEASDEPILEDRPVINFKRRSQVCKDGKQVEGQPKQSCGEPYSCKPKRRKLIRPEFDSPKTSEASALPLSIAEKVQKCSIESKVSPQPENSARPMNKNNENSVTVNSPALNFQHISHSNTVDAIENESLPTLGCTTDYENSKCPECVPVLNRNVSENPESGFVQLTNETENKDLTDLSANRALSDCFEKGCTSQVLSPSTNKLDVINIQCDSGIENRALSANVTNSAESPNVQVVEGFGNENGMKMDAV, encoded by the exons ATGACAGAGTGCGGAGGAACACGGGAGGATCGGAGCTCAATTTCGTCACCCTTTTTCAG GTCGAAAGGAATGGATGGATATGAGAATGACTGGTTTAGCAGAAGAATAGATGATCACCACCCTTCTGAATATTTGGAGAAGTATAAAGACGTATGTGAGACCAGTGGGCCCCTAGGAGCTTTTGAGGGTATGATTTTTATGTCCAACAGAAGAACTAAGAAAGAATGTTTTGATCTCAAGCTTTTTGGGCTCCCTAGTTCATATGCTAGGGTTGTCAAGCGTGTGAGACCAGGTATgaaattgtttttgtttgaatATGAACGGAGACAAATGTATGGGGTTTTTGAGGCGACAAGCTATGGAGCAATGAACATTGACTGCAATGCATTCAAGCAAACTGGAAGAACATATCCAGCACAG GTTCGCTTTAGGAGTTTTTGGGAATGTTATCCTCTTTCAGAAGAAGATTTCAAGGATGCAATTATTGAAAACTATCGCTCCACAAAAGAGTTTGAGTTTGATTTGTCACAGGACCAG GTATTTAATCTCCTCCAGTTATTTGCATCACAGAAAATTGAGCCACAAGTTCAGGAAGTTCGTGACCATCTTGAAAATGGACAGGATCTTCCTAGGTTAGATCTTCAATCTGAAACTGCCAGCCTACTTCAAGAAGTTGGTAGGAGCCTTTTCACTAAAGAACTACTATATAAAATTCCTCCATTAAGAGAAGATTGTCATGTTGGAAAGACCATATATGGAGCTTCAGATGCAGAACATCTGTTGAATTTCAGGAGGGAATGTGTTCACAAGGATTTACAACCCAGGGGAGATTATCTTGCCGGACAGAATATATGTGAGGGAGATTTTCAGGCTTCGCAGAATGTGTATGATACCGCAAATGGAGAGCAAAGATCTGTGTTGCATCCCTTGCGAGGGTTTACTTATACTTGTAAGCATGACCAACTAAATTCTGACTTCCAGCCATTTTATGTAAGGCATCCAAATATTACAGAAAATGTAAAGAATGCATTTATTCCAAGAGAAATTCTCATTAATGAAACAAATCAAAATGCTAGTGGTGAAATTTATGACAATAATACCAGGGAAGTTATCATCGCTTCAAATCCCCAAAACCATGATGCGCTCTATTACGGTGAAACTGAAATGCCCTGTAGTACATTATCTTTAGATTTCTTGCCTCTGACCCTAACAAACAATGTAATTGATGATCGTCAAAAATCGAGGCATGTTTCTCCAAGTATTTCACATGCAAATAATATCAGTGACAGCTTGTCACCAAGTGTGGATGAATTTCAAGATGGTTCGGCATCAGATTTTATAGGACTGCATAAGTATCCTTTTCCGCAGCCTAGGTTTTTTTCTAGTGGCATGCACTCTCTAAGGTCTAATAATATTTCTATGAAACCAAGTGTTTTTTCTCGTTTAAAGAGAGTCCAAGAAATTGATGTTGGACATAAGGCAAAGCATGAAGATATTGTAAGAGAAACTAGTCCTGTGAAACTGCCTTTCCACGATAACCAGAGGAACTTTTTATCAATTGCAAGAAATGAACTTGAAGTATCAGCTAATCTAGATGATAATATGCAAGATGCAGAGGCTAGTGATGAACCAATCCTTGAGGATAGACCTGTAATAAATTTCAAGCGGAGGAGTCAAGTTTGCAAGGATGGAAAACAGGTTGAGGGTCAACCAAAACAAAGTTGTGGAGAACCTTATTCTTGTAAGCcgaaaagaagaaagttgatacGCCCAGAATTTGACTCTCCCAAAACCTCCGAAGCAAGTGCTCTTCCACTTTCAATTGCCGAAAAGGTTCAGAAGTGTAGTATTGAAAGCAAAGTCTCACCTCAGCCAGAGAACAGTGCACGTCCAATgaacaaaaataatgaaaattcAGTGACTGTTAATTCACCTGCTTTAAATTTTCAGCATATTTCTCATAGCAATACCGTGGATGCAATAGAAAATGAAAGTTTGCCTACCTTAGGCTGCACGACAGATTACGAAAATTCAAAATGTCCAGAGTGTGTTCCTGTTTTAAATAGAAATGTGTCTGAAaatccagaatctggatttgttcAATTAACAAATGAGACTGAAAATAAAGATTTGACTGACTTGAGTGCCAATAGAGCTTTGAGTGATTGCTTTGAAAAGGGGTGTACTAGTCAAGTGTTGTCTCCAAGTACAAACAAGTTGGATGTTATAAACATACAGTGTGATTCGGGAATAGAGAACAGAGCACTCTCAGCAAATGTGACAAACAGTGCAGAATCTCCCAACGTTCAAGTTGTGGAAGGATTTGGAAATGAAAATGGTATGAAAATGGATGCAGTTTGA
- the LOC131074667 gene encoding uncharacterized protein LOC131074667 isoform X4 produces MDGYENDWFSRRIDDHHPSEYLEKYKDVCETSGPLGAFEGMIFMSNRRTKKECFDLKLFGLPSSYARVVKRVRPGMKLFLFEYERRQMYGVFEATSYGAMNIDCNAFKQTGRTYPAQVRFRSFWECYPLSEEDFKDAIIENYRSTKEFEFDLSQDQVFNLLQLFASQKIEPQVQEVRDHLENGQDLPRLDLQSETASLLQEVGRSLFTKELLYKIPPLREDCHVGKTIYGASDAEHLLNFRRECVHKDLQPRGDYLAGQNICEGDFQASQNVYDTANGEQRSVLHPLRGFTYTCKHDQLNSDFQPFYVRHPNITENVKNAFIPREILINETNQNASGEIYDNNTREVIIASNPQNHDALYYGETEMPCSTLSLDFLPLTLTNNVIDDRQKSRHVSPSISHANNISDSLSPSVDEFQDGSASDFIGLHKYPFPQPRFFSSGMHSLRSNNISMKPSVFSRLKRVQEIDVGHKAKHEDIVRETSPVKLPFHDNQRNFLSIARNELEVSANLDDNMQDAEASDEPILEDRPVINFKRRSQVCKDGKQVEGQPKQSCGEPYSCKPKRRKLIRPEFDSPKTSEASALPLSIAEKVQKCSIESKVSPQPENSARPMNKNNENSVTVNSPALNFQHISHSNTVDAIENESLPTLGCTTDYENSKCPECVPVLNRNVSENPESGFVQLTNETENKDLTDLSANRALSDCFEKGCTSQVLSPSTNKLDVINIQCDSGIENRALSANVTNSAESPNVQVVEGFGNENGMKMDAV; encoded by the exons ATGGATGGATATGAGAATGACTGGTTTAGCAGAAGAATAGATGATCACCACCCTTCTGAATATTTGGAGAAGTATAAAGACGTATGTGAGACCAGTGGGCCCCTAGGAGCTTTTGAGGGTATGATTTTTATGTCCAACAGAAGAACTAAGAAAGAATGTTTTGATCTCAAGCTTTTTGGGCTCCCTAGTTCATATGCTAGGGTTGTCAAGCGTGTGAGACCAGGTATgaaattgtttttgtttgaatATGAACGGAGACAAATGTATGGGGTTTTTGAGGCGACAAGCTATGGAGCAATGAACATTGACTGCAATGCATTCAAGCAAACTGGAAGAACATATCCAGCACAG GTTCGCTTTAGGAGTTTTTGGGAATGTTATCCTCTTTCAGAAGAAGATTTCAAGGATGCAATTATTGAAAACTATCGCTCCACAAAAGAGTTTGAGTTTGATTTGTCACAGGACCAG GTATTTAATCTCCTCCAGTTATTTGCATCACAGAAAATTGAGCCACAAGTTCAGGAAGTTCGTGACCATCTTGAAAATGGACAGGATCTTCCTAGGTTAGATCTTCAATCTGAAACTGCCAGCCTACTTCAAGAAGTTGGTAGGAGCCTTTTCACTAAAGAACTACTATATAAAATTCCTCCATTAAGAGAAGATTGTCATGTTGGAAAGACCATATATGGAGCTTCAGATGCAGAACATCTGTTGAATTTCAGGAGGGAATGTGTTCACAAGGATTTACAACCCAGGGGAGATTATCTTGCCGGACAGAATATATGTGAGGGAGATTTTCAGGCTTCGCAGAATGTGTATGATACCGCAAATGGAGAGCAAAGATCTGTGTTGCATCCCTTGCGAGGGTTTACTTATACTTGTAAGCATGACCAACTAAATTCTGACTTCCAGCCATTTTATGTAAGGCATCCAAATATTACAGAAAATGTAAAGAATGCATTTATTCCAAGAGAAATTCTCATTAATGAAACAAATCAAAATGCTAGTGGTGAAATTTATGACAATAATACCAGGGAAGTTATCATCGCTTCAAATCCCCAAAACCATGATGCGCTCTATTACGGTGAAACTGAAATGCCCTGTAGTACATTATCTTTAGATTTCTTGCCTCTGACCCTAACAAACAATGTAATTGATGATCGTCAAAAATCGAGGCATGTTTCTCCAAGTATTTCACATGCAAATAATATCAGTGACAGCTTGTCACCAAGTGTGGATGAATTTCAAGATGGTTCGGCATCAGATTTTATAGGACTGCATAAGTATCCTTTTCCGCAGCCTAGGTTTTTTTCTAGTGGCATGCACTCTCTAAGGTCTAATAATATTTCTATGAAACCAAGTGTTTTTTCTCGTTTAAAGAGAGTCCAAGAAATTGATGTTGGACATAAGGCAAAGCATGAAGATATTGTAAGAGAAACTAGTCCTGTGAAACTGCCTTTCCACGATAACCAGAGGAACTTTTTATCAATTGCAAGAAATGAACTTGAAGTATCAGCTAATCTAGATGATAATATGCAAGATGCAGAGGCTAGTGATGAACCAATCCTTGAGGATAGACCTGTAATAAATTTCAAGCGGAGGAGTCAAGTTTGCAAGGATGGAAAACAGGTTGAGGGTCAACCAAAACAAAGTTGTGGAGAACCTTATTCTTGTAAGCcgaaaagaagaaagttgatacGCCCAGAATTTGACTCTCCCAAAACCTCCGAAGCAAGTGCTCTTCCACTTTCAATTGCCGAAAAGGTTCAGAAGTGTAGTATTGAAAGCAAAGTCTCACCTCAGCCAGAGAACAGTGCACGTCCAATgaacaaaaataatgaaaattcAGTGACTGTTAATTCACCTGCTTTAAATTTTCAGCATATTTCTCATAGCAATACCGTGGATGCAATAGAAAATGAAAGTTTGCCTACCTTAGGCTGCACGACAGATTACGAAAATTCAAAATGTCCAGAGTGTGTTCCTGTTTTAAATAGAAATGTGTCTGAAaatccagaatctggatttgttcAATTAACAAATGAGACTGAAAATAAAGATTTGACTGACTTGAGTGCCAATAGAGCTTTGAGTGATTGCTTTGAAAAGGGGTGTACTAGTCAAGTGTTGTCTCCAAGTACAAACAAGTTGGATGTTATAAACATACAGTGTGATTCGGGAATAGAGAACAGAGCACTCTCAGCAAATGTGACAAACAGTGCAGAATCTCCCAACGTTCAAGTTGTGGAAGGATTTGGAAATGAAAATGGTATGAAAATGGATGCAGTTTGA